A section of the Gloeobacter violaceus PCC 7421 genome encodes:
- a CDS encoding acylphosphatase, which yields MATAVRAHVWVGGKVQGVYFRAATREAAQRQGVAGWVRNLPDGRVEAVFEGPPAAVQRLIDWCRQGPPAAVVEQLRVAYELPEGLTHFEVLRS from the coding sequence GTGGCAACGGCAGTACGCGCCCATGTCTGGGTCGGCGGCAAAGTGCAGGGGGTATACTTTCGGGCGGCTACCCGCGAAGCAGCGCAACGCCAGGGCGTGGCCGGTTGGGTGCGCAATCTCCCGGACGGTCGGGTGGAGGCGGTCTTCGAAGGCCCACCCGCCGCTGTGCAAAGGCTCATCGACTGGTGCCGCCAGGGGCCACCGGCGGCCGTGGTCGAGCAACTGCGCGTCGCATACGAGCTTCCCGAGGGGCTGACCCACTTCGAGGTGCTGCGTTCGTAG
- a CDS encoding DUF4926 domain-containing protein, which translates to MDDIQLLDVVRLRVDLPVEHLAAGTKGTVVEVFSPDDFLVEFADGDGRTLAMPVLRREQLQVVWWSTDRSQGAA; encoded by the coding sequence ATGGACGACATCCAATTGTTGGACGTGGTTCGCTTGAGGGTGGATTTGCCAGTTGAGCACTTGGCGGCTGGGACGAAGGGTACTGTGGTCGAAGTCTTCTCCCCCGATGACTTCCTGGTGGAGTTTGCCGACGGGGACGGTCGTACACTGGCGATGCCAGTCCTGCGGCGCGAGCAATTGCAGGTCGTCTGGTGGTCCACTGATCGGTCACAAGGCGCTGCCTGA
- a CDS encoding DUF6883 domain-containing protein: protein MQLPNPEQAVVDTERKLRGYCLNLMHDTGRHKARVFAATLGLTAANAELLRDAILAAIVTHKAIERGSTLFGSLYTVDFGMTGPAGRATVRTNWLVENGTDFARLTSCFVMED, encoded by the coding sequence ATGCAGCTTCCCAATCCCGAGCAGGCGGTCGTCGATACCGAGCGTAAGCTGCGTGGCTACTGCCTCAACCTGATGCACGACACCGGTAGGCACAAGGCCCGTGTCTTCGCTGCCACCTTGGGACTGACCGCTGCCAATGCCGAACTGTTGCGCGATGCCATCTTGGCCGCCATCGTCACCCACAAAGCGATCGAGCGGGGGTCAACCCTGTTCGGGTCGTTGTACACAGTAGATTTTGGGATGACCGGTCCCGCCGGCCGAGCGACGGTGCGGACCAACTGGCTCGTGGAAAATGGGACTGACTTCGCCCGCTTGACCAGTTGTTTTGTGATGGAGGACTGA
- a CDS encoding SgcJ/EcaC family oxidoreductase, which translates to MERERIRALVEQARQAWLAADGEAFANLFTEDGLFVVPGQRWQGREAIRKAVEQFAENYSQIQIDLQQIAVDGERAVIEWTWEDFSISTKKRTRAEDAIVVDFSNGAIRRWREYIDAETPKQPD; encoded by the coding sequence ATGGAACGGGAGCGGATTCGGGCACTGGTCGAGCAGGCTCGACAAGCCTGGCTCGCAGCCGATGGTGAAGCGTTCGCAAACTTGTTTACCGAGGACGGGCTGTTCGTGGTGCCGGGCCAGCGCTGGCAGGGTCGAGAGGCGATCCGCAAGGCCGTGGAGCAGTTCGCCGAAAATTACTCGCAAATCCAAATCGACCTGCAACAGATCGCCGTCGACGGAGAGCGAGCGGTCATCGAGTGGACTTGGGAAGATTTCAGCATATCCACCAAAAAGCGCACCCGGGCGGAGGACGCTATCGTCGTCGACTTCAGCAACGGCGCCATCCGCCGCTGGCGCGAGTACATCGACGCCGAGACACCCAAGCAGCCCGACTAA
- a CDS encoding amylo-alpha-1,6-glucosidase, which translates to MDIAFGREVCCDLPSAQKREWLVTNGLGSYACGTVAGLLTRGYHGLLITALKPPLGQTLQVAKLDETAQYDGRSYPLFANRWIDGVNPEGQVHIERFSLDGAIPHWRFACADALVAKQIWMQPGANTTYVRYRLLRATQPLTLSLKVLVNYRNHHGRTRAGNWQMDIQPVADGIRVKAFDGAAPFWVKAAGAVFIPSHYWYRQFFLSAEHERGLEPLDDHLCAATIECTLQPGQELTIVASAESEVNLDGPQCLAERITYEQNLLQAWKSAAPDSGADPDWVARLVLAADQFIVERPLPGTAPGKTVIAGYPWFSDWGRDTMIALSGLTLATGRPQVAEAILRTFAPFVSRGMLPNRFPDDGSPLGEGDYNTVDATLWYFEAIRAYTQSTGDERLLSDLFPILADTVDWHRRGTRFHIRQDPLDGLLYAGEHGVQLTWMDAKVGDWVVTPRIGKSVEVNALWYHALCTMADFARQLGRSASEYDAMAKRTRRGFERFWNPGAGYCFDVLEGPGGDDPTLRPNQLLAVSLPNSPLGNGYQRAIVDVCGRTLLAGCGLRSLAPGSLFYQGRYGGDPRSRDGAYHQGTAWGWLLGVFVQAHLRAYGDRAQARGFLEPIADHLRDAGLGTVSEIFDGEAPMTPKGCIAQAWSVAEILCAWQRSR; encoded by the coding sequence ATGGATATTGCCTTCGGGCGGGAGGTCTGTTGCGATCTGCCCTCGGCGCAAAAGCGCGAATGGCTGGTCACCAACGGTCTGGGCAGTTACGCCTGCGGCACGGTGGCGGGGCTTTTGACCCGGGGCTATCACGGATTGCTGATTACCGCTCTCAAACCGCCTTTGGGCCAGACTTTGCAGGTGGCGAAACTCGACGAGACCGCCCAGTACGACGGGCGGAGCTATCCGCTGTTTGCGAACCGCTGGATCGACGGTGTCAACCCCGAAGGGCAGGTGCACATCGAGCGCTTCAGTCTCGACGGGGCGATTCCCCACTGGCGCTTTGCCTGCGCCGACGCCCTGGTGGCCAAACAGATCTGGATGCAGCCGGGGGCGAACACCACCTACGTCCGCTACCGCCTGCTGCGCGCCACCCAACCGCTCACCCTTTCTCTCAAGGTGCTGGTCAACTATCGCAACCACCACGGCCGCACCCGGGCCGGAAACTGGCAGATGGACATTCAGCCGGTTGCGGACGGCATCAGGGTGAAGGCTTTCGACGGGGCGGCGCCCTTCTGGGTGAAAGCGGCAGGAGCGGTGTTCATCCCCAGCCACTACTGGTACCGGCAATTTTTTCTGAGTGCCGAGCACGAACGGGGACTTGAACCCCTCGACGATCACCTGTGCGCCGCCACGATCGAATGCACGCTGCAACCTGGTCAAGAACTGACTATCGTAGCGAGTGCTGAGTCCGAGGTGAACCTTGACGGTCCCCAGTGCCTCGCCGAGCGCATCACTTACGAGCAAAACCTCTTGCAGGCCTGGAAAAGCGCGGCCCCGGACAGCGGCGCGGATCCCGACTGGGTGGCCCGGCTGGTGCTCGCGGCGGATCAGTTCATTGTCGAGCGTCCCCTGCCCGGTACTGCGCCCGGCAAGACGGTGATCGCCGGGTACCCGTGGTTCAGCGATTGGGGGCGCGACACGATGATTGCTTTAAGTGGGCTCACCCTCGCCACCGGCCGGCCGCAGGTGGCCGAAGCTATCTTGCGCACGTTTGCCCCCTTCGTGAGCCGCGGCATGCTCCCCAACCGCTTTCCCGATGACGGCTCGCCCCTGGGAGAAGGCGATTACAACACGGTGGATGCGACACTCTGGTACTTCGAAGCGATCCGCGCCTACACGCAATCGACTGGCGATGAGCGGCTGCTGAGCGATCTGTTCCCGATACTGGCCGATACGGTCGATTGGCATCGCCGGGGTACCCGCTTTCATATTCGGCAAGATCCGCTCGACGGCCTGCTCTATGCAGGCGAGCACGGGGTGCAGTTGACCTGGATGGATGCGAAGGTGGGCGATTGGGTGGTCACCCCCCGCATTGGCAAATCCGTCGAGGTCAACGCCCTCTGGTACCATGCTCTGTGCACCATGGCCGATTTTGCCCGCCAGTTGGGCCGGTCCGCCTCCGAGTACGACGCAATGGCCAAGCGAACCCGGCGCGGGTTCGAGCGCTTCTGGAATCCGGGTGCCGGCTACTGCTTCGATGTGCTGGAGGGGCCGGGCGGAGATGACCCAACTTTGCGTCCCAATCAGCTGTTGGCCGTCTCGCTGCCCAACAGCCCCCTGGGCAACGGATACCAGCGCGCCATCGTCGATGTCTGCGGTCGCACACTGCTCGCCGGATGCGGCCTGCGCAGCCTCGCCCCCGGTTCGCTTTTTTACCAGGGCCGCTACGGAGGGGATCCGAGATCCCGCGACGGGGCCTACCACCAGGGCACCGCCTGGGGCTGGCTGCTCGGAGTGTTCGTGCAGGCCCACCTGCGCGCCTACGGCGACCGGGCGCAGGCGCGGGGCTTTCTGGAGCCCATCGCCGATCACCTACGCGACGCCGGGCTGGGGACGGTGAGCGAAATTTTTGACGGGGAGGCGCCGATGACTCCCAAAGGCTGCATCGCCCAGGCCTGGTCGGTGGCCGAAATTTTGTGCGCCTGGCAGCGCAGCCGCTAA
- a CDS encoding NADP-dependent isocitrate dehydrogenase: protein MSKLTVKTTVVDIDGDEMTRIIWEMIQQKLLRPYLEMTIERYDLGIENRDATDDRVTVEAAEAVMRHGVGVKCATITPDEARVKEFGLKKMWKSPNGTIRNILGGTVFREPIICRNIPRLVPGWTRPIVVARHAFGDQYRATEYRVPGPGKLKLVFEPTQGGEPVEQTVFDFADKGVALGMYNLDVSIAGFARACFNFALTRNWPVYLSTKNTILKVYDGNFKDIFQSVYDSEFKAAFAERGLSYEHRLIDDMVAAALKWSGGFVWACKNYDGDVQSDVVAQGFGSLGLMTSILLTPDGKSVETEAAHGTVTRHYRLHQQGKQTSTNPIASIFAWSRGLWYRGQFDGTPEICAFAELLEHVCVETVEAGEMTRDLALLVSPEQPYLTTGAFIDAVARRLDAAYAERFAA from the coding sequence GTGTCCAAATTGACGGTGAAGACGACCGTGGTTGATATCGACGGCGATGAGATGACCCGGATTATCTGGGAGATGATCCAGCAGAAGCTGCTCAGGCCGTATCTGGAGATGACGATCGAGCGCTACGACCTCGGCATCGAAAACCGTGACGCCACCGACGATCGGGTGACGGTGGAGGCGGCCGAGGCCGTTATGCGCCACGGCGTGGGTGTCAAGTGCGCCACGATCACCCCCGACGAAGCACGCGTCAAAGAGTTCGGCCTCAAAAAAATGTGGAAGTCCCCCAACGGCACCATCCGCAACATCCTCGGGGGGACGGTCTTTCGCGAGCCGATCATCTGTCGCAACATCCCGCGATTGGTGCCCGGCTGGACACGGCCTATCGTCGTCGCCCGCCACGCCTTCGGCGATCAGTACCGGGCCACCGAGTACCGCGTGCCGGGGCCGGGAAAACTCAAACTCGTCTTTGAGCCGACCCAAGGGGGCGAGCCGGTCGAGCAGACGGTTTTCGATTTCGCGGACAAAGGCGTCGCCCTGGGCATGTACAACCTCGATGTGTCGATCGCCGGGTTTGCCAGGGCCTGCTTCAACTTTGCCCTGACCCGCAACTGGCCGGTGTACCTGTCGACCAAAAACACGATCCTCAAAGTCTACGACGGCAACTTTAAAGACATCTTCCAGAGCGTCTACGACAGCGAATTCAAGGCCGCCTTCGCGGAGCGCGGTTTGAGTTACGAACACCGCCTGATCGACGACATGGTGGCCGCCGCCCTCAAATGGTCGGGCGGGTTTGTCTGGGCCTGCAAGAACTACGACGGCGACGTGCAATCGGACGTGGTGGCGCAGGGCTTCGGCTCCCTCGGCTTGATGACTTCGATTTTGCTCACTCCCGACGGCAAGTCGGTCGAGACCGAGGCCGCCCACGGCACAGTTACCCGCCACTACCGCCTGCACCAGCAGGGCAAGCAGACTTCCACCAACCCGATCGCTTCGATTTTTGCCTGGAGCCGGGGACTTTGGTACCGCGGCCAGTTCGACGGTACCCCGGAGATTTGCGCTTTTGCCGAATTGCTGGAGCACGTCTGCGTCGAGACGGTCGAGGCGGGCGAGATGACCAGGGATCTGGCGCTGCTGGTGAGCCCCGAGCAGCCGTACCTCACCACCGGCGCATTTATCGACGCCGTCGCCCGCAGGCTCGACGCCGCTTACGCAGAACGCTTCGCCGCCTGA
- a CDS encoding type II toxin-antitoxin system ParD family antitoxin, translating into MPSSYAIGEHFEQFIRLQIDSGRYTNASEVVRASLRLLEDQEKLRQMQLEEMRQLIRDGAESGLGQSADAVFDRLEARYGDPSAACEP; encoded by the coding sequence ATGCCGTCCAGTTATGCCATCGGTGAACACTTCGAGCAGTTTATCCGCTTGCAGATAGACAGTGGCCGTTACACCAACGCCAGCGAGGTCGTGCGTGCCAGCCTCCGGCTTCTGGAAGACCAGGAGAAACTGCGCCAGATGCAGCTGGAGGAGATGCGCCAACTCATCCGCGACGGGGCCGAGAGCGGCCTGGGTCAGTCCGCCGACGCAGTGTTCGACCGCCTCGAAGCACGCTATGGCGACCCGTCTGCCGCCTGTGAGCCTTGA
- a CDS encoding type II toxin-antitoxin system RelE/ParE family toxin, which translates to MQFVRDLREHCRKIGQFPASYPQREKLGAGIRAMVHRRYLLFYREINAQVRIERIVHGARRLEDLGLL; encoded by the coding sequence CTGCAGTTCGTGCGTGATCTGCGCGAGCACTGCCGCAAAATTGGTCAGTTCCCCGCGAGCTACCCGCAACGGGAGAAACTGGGAGCGGGTATCCGGGCGATGGTTCACAGGCGTTATTTACTTTTCTATCGCGAGATTAATGCTCAAGTGCGTATTGAGCGCATCGTCCACGGCGCGCGACGGCTAGAAGACCTCGGGCTTTTGTAG
- a CDS encoding PQQ-dependent sugar dehydrogenase → MGSSTVVLPQTAGTTLSFSAPVSTTILDKDGQGTGFTSVQPNTAGNQYDAGRIDLDTASGNLKMTATQGSNATANNLVNGLQVAADTTVPFTVTARLKGPLTNLASAYQQGGIFLGTNQDNYVKLVIVNSGSGTGSLGLQFYQEQNAVRQSVGGGQLPQVSGLNWAAIDTLDLFLKGDPATGKITASYRINSDKATPVELSQIFQPASPGTFFAASSAMRAGILAFTGGAPEVTVSFDSFAVQYPQMVNDLSLSPSPDRGGGARLTGQEVAGDIYVFLDAGSGNGISKVSFYIDDPDRTGPPARVESVFPYDLAGTATNGQAKPFDTRTLADGEHTFTATLALTDGTQTVKSGKVRIVNGASSCLPITTLPCSEVLVNLPYQLNFIQSQGKLLDKNGVGTGFSVVDPADKGTGYLPAKLLIDQQAGLFKITTTAGLAFEASNSQDNALAVGIDAPSQISIIGTTLVNPPAGTGNFEQAGLWFGNDQDNYLKLVVISTPGGTQIRYDMEVGGKLTASLSTPGSLNLSGARVGLELRADPVAKTISASYSLNGTTPLAMGTFTPPNDFFSFDAATIDPTIGTKSFGGIFASQRNGPAALTYSFDDFAVISGSAPPPPSGFEFTRTSFPSPGGPTGMVWGPDGRLYVAELFGTIRAFTLSPDKLPVSEQFITSLIDQQGDRLLLGITVDPASTVGNVILWVTHSSPSTNQGIINSAKVTRLSGTNFATVEDKITGLPRALNNHSTNSLHFGPDGKLYISVGGNTAAGAPNNAGTEFGNREEQPLSAAILVADVKSAGFDGSCENTSDPYGPPPCSVVTHATGLRNSYDFVFHSNGNLYATDNGLGVTGTYPPSPTPPCLGFGDPAPVNEGGDNPGLQPDLLHWVKKGKYYGHPNPRRNECVFKDGSYQRVPPLPNWEPPFFQLGTNKSANGIIEYTAGAFCGALKNNLLTVNYSNGDDLTRIVLAGDGKSVISSQSLIGGFDEPLPIAQSPDGTIFVGELSGGKVTALTPKSAACTAP, encoded by the coding sequence TTGGGTAGTTCTACTGTCGTTTTGCCGCAGACGGCGGGCACAACGCTCAGTTTTTCGGCACCCGTCTCCACCACCATCCTCGATAAAGATGGCCAGGGCACCGGATTTACCTCCGTGCAACCGAACACGGCCGGCAACCAGTACGATGCCGGCCGCATCGACCTTGACACGGCATCGGGCAACCTGAAAATGACCGCCACCCAGGGAAGCAACGCCACCGCCAATAATCTGGTCAATGGATTGCAGGTAGCAGCCGACACCACGGTTCCGTTTACCGTCACAGCCCGCCTCAAAGGCCCTCTGACCAATCTGGCCAGTGCCTACCAGCAGGGGGGAATCTTCCTGGGCACCAATCAGGACAACTACGTCAAACTGGTCATCGTCAACTCCGGCAGCGGCACGGGCAGCCTCGGTCTGCAGTTCTATCAAGAACAGAACGCCGTGCGTCAGAGCGTCGGTGGCGGTCAGCTTCCCCAGGTGAGCGGCCTCAATTGGGCGGCGATCGACACACTGGATTTGTTTTTGAAGGGCGACCCGGCCACCGGCAAGATTACCGCCAGCTACCGGATCAACTCCGATAAGGCTACGCCGGTTGAGCTTTCCCAGATCTTCCAGCCCGCCTCGCCCGGCACGTTTTTTGCGGCCTCCTCGGCGATGCGGGCGGGTATTCTTGCCTTCACCGGCGGCGCGCCGGAGGTGACGGTCAGCTTCGACAGCTTCGCCGTCCAGTATCCCCAGATGGTCAACGATCTATCCCTGAGTCCATCCCCCGACCGCGGCGGCGGGGCGCGCCTGACCGGTCAGGAGGTCGCAGGCGACATTTACGTCTTTCTCGATGCCGGCTCCGGCAACGGTATCTCCAAGGTGTCTTTTTACATCGACGATCCTGACCGCACCGGTCCCCCCGCCCGGGTCGAAAGCGTTTTTCCATACGACCTCGCCGGCACCGCGACCAACGGCCAGGCCAAGCCCTTCGACACACGCACGCTGGCTGACGGCGAGCACACGTTTACCGCCACCCTTGCCCTCACCGACGGTACCCAGACGGTCAAAAGCGGCAAGGTTCGTATCGTCAACGGCGCCAGCAGTTGTCTACCGATCACGACGCTGCCCTGCTCGGAGGTGCTGGTCAACCTGCCCTACCAGTTGAATTTCATCCAAAGCCAGGGCAAGCTCCTCGATAAAAACGGCGTCGGTACCGGCTTCAGCGTCGTCGATCCCGCCGACAAAGGTACGGGCTACTTGCCCGCCAAGCTGCTGATCGACCAGCAGGCGGGGCTGTTCAAAATCACGACCACCGCCGGCCTCGCCTTCGAAGCGAGCAACTCCCAGGACAATGCCCTGGCGGTGGGCATCGATGCCCCCAGCCAGATTTCGATTATCGGCACCACGCTGGTGAACCCGCCGGCGGGTACCGGAAACTTCGAGCAGGCCGGTCTATGGTTCGGAAATGATCAAGACAACTATCTAAAGCTGGTGGTCATCTCCACCCCAGGCGGCACGCAGATTCGCTACGACATGGAAGTCGGCGGCAAGCTGACGGCCAGTTTATCCACCCCAGGCTCGCTGAACTTGAGCGGCGCCAGAGTCGGACTCGAACTGCGCGCCGACCCGGTCGCCAAGACCATTTCCGCAAGCTACAGCCTCAACGGCACCACCCCGCTCGCCATGGGCACTTTTACTCCCCCCAACGACTTCTTCAGCTTCGACGCGGCCACCATCGACCCGACCATCGGCACCAAGAGTTTCGGCGGCATTTTTGCAAGCCAGCGCAACGGTCCTGCCGCTCTCACCTACAGCTTCGACGACTTTGCGGTGATCTCCGGCTCGGCGCCGCCGCCGCCCAGTGGTTTTGAATTTACGCGCACCTCCTTCCCGTCGCCGGGCGGCCCCACCGGGATGGTCTGGGGCCCGGACGGCAGGCTATACGTGGCGGAACTGTTCGGCACCATCCGCGCCTTTACCCTGAGTCCGGACAAACTGCCTGTCAGCGAACAATTCATCACTTCGCTCATCGACCAGCAGGGCGACCGGCTGCTGTTGGGGATCACCGTCGATCCGGCTTCGACGGTGGGCAATGTCATTCTCTGGGTGACCCATTCGAGCCCTTCGACCAACCAGGGCATCATCAATTCCGCCAAGGTCACTCGTCTTTCAGGCACCAACTTCGCCACCGTCGAAGACAAAATCACCGGGCTGCCGCGGGCGCTCAACAACCACTCCACCAACTCGCTGCACTTCGGCCCGGACGGCAAGCTCTATATTTCCGTAGGCGGCAACACCGCCGCCGGAGCCCCCAACAACGCCGGCACCGAGTTTGGCAATCGCGAGGAGCAGCCGCTCTCAGCAGCGATCTTGGTGGCGGACGTCAAAAGCGCCGGCTTCGACGGCTCCTGCGAGAACACCAGCGACCCTTATGGACCCCCCCCCTGCAGCGTCGTGACGCACGCGACGGGTCTGCGCAACTCTTACGATTTTGTCTTCCACAGCAACGGCAACCTCTACGCCACCGACAACGGCCTGGGGGTGACCGGCACCTACCCGCCCTCGCCCACCCCACCCTGTCTGGGCTTCGGCGATCCCGCCCCGGTGAACGAAGGCGGCGACAACCCCGGACTGCAGCCGGACCTGCTGCACTGGGTGAAAAAGGGAAAATACTACGGCCACCCCAATCCCCGCCGTAATGAGTGCGTCTTTAAAGACGGCAGTTACCAGCGGGTGCCGCCCCTACCCAACTGGGAGCCGCCTTTCTTCCAATTGGGCACCAACAAATCGGCCAACGGCATCATCGAGTACACCGCCGGGGCGTTCTGCGGCGCGCTCAAGAACAACCTGCTGACGGTCAATTACTCCAACGGCGACGATCTCACCCGCATCGTGCTTGCCGGCGACGGCAAATCGGTGATTTCCTCCCAGAGCCTCATTGGGGGCTTCGATGAACCGCTGCCGATTGCCCAGAGTCCGGACGGGACGATCTTCGTGGGTGAACTTAGCGGCGGCAAAGTGACCGCTCTTACTCCCAAGAGCGCAGCGTGCACTGCACCATAA
- a CDS encoding MutS family DNA mismatch repair protein, with amino-acid sequence MDLQAEKRSIEAIYQERLERFGAARRLYERRTGRIANARVAVFLIALAFVIVGLADRNAFQPLMLTLAAAGAVGFVGLLVLFGRNERELRRLEALEEENREALARHRRDWQAAPVPETPEFAEQATFARDLDLFGHASLFQLTCTAHTPMGRRLLARWLLEPAGPAAIAGRQRAIADLAPLLDWRQDLAAAGRFLAQKPPDPASFVAWAEAPSWLDQRPWLVWVARLSAAATAALIALQAAEVLSLPLWLGPLTLNIVLSGIYTASIHQTFAAVSNRSGSVRAYAGLFAALSRLECRDETLKSLQAESLNAEDRLRKLDTLVGCSDLRFSQLIYLAVQWITLWDVHVLGLLESWRRQSGDRVRSWLEALAQIEALASLASLAHDQPEWVFAEVDTRLQVIAAGQLGHPLIGEAVRVANDVTLGPPGTFLLVTGSNMSGKSTLLRSIGLNIVLALAGAPVCARSLRLPPVTLKTSMRVQDSLASGLSFYMAELQRLKEVVDAARPAERPLLYLLDEILLGTNSAERQVAVRRVLSFLLGRGALGAISTHDLALADLPELAAAARTVHFREHFAAGAAGPVMTFDYRMRPGVAPTTNALKLLELVGLGDPEDNRPDDRTNV; translated from the coding sequence ATGGATCTTCAGGCTGAAAAACGTTCGATCGAAGCTATCTACCAGGAGCGTTTGGAGCGCTTCGGTGCGGCGCGGCGGCTGTACGAGCGGCGCACCGGGCGGATTGCCAACGCCCGGGTGGCGGTGTTTTTGATCGCCCTGGCCTTTGTGATCGTGGGGCTTGCCGACCGCAACGCTTTTCAACCGCTGATGCTCACCTTGGCGGCGGCGGGCGCCGTGGGCTTTGTCGGGCTGTTGGTTTTGTTTGGGCGCAACGAGAGGGAGCTGCGACGCCTCGAAGCGCTGGAGGAAGAGAATCGCGAAGCCCTCGCCCGTCACCGCCGCGACTGGCAGGCGGCACCGGTCCCCGAGACGCCCGAATTTGCCGAGCAAGCCACTTTCGCGCGCGATCTGGATCTGTTCGGGCACGCCTCGCTGTTTCAATTGACCTGCACCGCCCACACACCGATGGGCCGGAGGCTTCTGGCGCGCTGGCTGCTCGAACCGGCCGGGCCGGCGGCGATTGCCGGGCGGCAGCGGGCGATTGCCGATCTGGCCCCTTTGCTCGACTGGCGGCAGGATCTGGCGGCCGCCGGTCGGTTCCTCGCCCAGAAGCCCCCCGACCCGGCGTCCTTCGTGGCCTGGGCGGAGGCTCCATCCTGGCTCGACCAACGTCCCTGGCTTGTCTGGGTGGCGCGGCTGTCGGCCGCTGCCACGGCGGCGCTCATCGCGCTGCAGGCGGCGGAAGTTTTGTCGTTGCCGCTGTGGCTCGGACCTTTGACGCTCAATATTGTCCTAAGCGGCATCTACACCGCTTCGATACATCAAACCTTCGCCGCGGTTTCCAACCGCTCCGGCAGCGTGCGCGCCTACGCGGGGCTCTTCGCGGCGCTGTCGCGCCTTGAATGCCGCGACGAAACCCTCAAATCCCTCCAGGCCGAAAGCCTGAATGCCGAGGATCGCCTGCGCAAGCTCGATACGCTCGTGGGCTGTTCGGATCTGCGCTTCTCGCAACTGATCTACCTGGCGGTGCAGTGGATTACCCTCTGGGACGTACACGTGCTGGGCTTGCTTGAAAGCTGGCGGCGGCAATCGGGGGACCGGGTGCGCAGCTGGCTTGAAGCGCTCGCCCAAATCGAAGCGCTCGCCTCCCTCGCCTCCCTCGCCCACGACCAGCCGGAGTGGGTGTTCGCCGAGGTGGACACGCGCTTGCAAGTCATTGCTGCCGGGCAACTGGGCCATCCACTCATCGGCGAAGCGGTGCGGGTCGCCAACGATGTCACCCTCGGTCCTCCCGGCACGTTTTTGCTGGTGACCGGCTCGAACATGTCCGGCAAAAGCACTTTACTGCGATCCATCGGCCTCAACATCGTGCTCGCTCTGGCCGGGGCACCCGTGTGCGCCCGCTCGCTGAGGCTGCCGCCGGTGACGCTCAAGACGAGCATGCGCGTGCAAGATTCGCTCGCAAGCGGTCTGTCGTTCTACATGGCCGAGCTGCAGCGGCTCAAAGAAGTAGTCGACGCTGCCCGGCCTGCGGAGCGTCCGCTGCTGTACCTGCTCGATGAAATTTTGCTCGGCACCAACTCTGCCGAGCGGCAGGTGGCCGTGCGCCGAGTGCTCAGCTTCCTGCTGGGTCGCGGCGCCCTGGGGGCCATCTCCACCCACGATCTGGCCCTGGCCGATCTGCCGGAATTGGCTGCGGCCGCCCGCACGGTGCACTTTCGCGAACATTTCGCGGCGGGGGCCGCAGGACCGGTGATGACCTTTGACTACCGCATGCGCCCCGGCGTCGCCCCGACCACCAATGCCCTCAAACTGCTGGAGTTGGTCGGCCTGGGCGACCCCGAAGATAACCGACCCGACGACCGGACCAACGTATAG